From a region of the Myroides sp. JBRI-B21084 genome:
- a CDS encoding sigma-70 family RNA polymerase sigma factor — MRQLKITKQVTNRETASLDKYLQEIGKVDLITADEEVELAQRIKAGDQRALEKLTKANLRFVVSVAKQYQNQGLTLPDLINEGNLGLIKAAQRFDETRGFKFISYAVWWIRQSILSALAEQSRIVRLPLNKIGSINKINKMYALLEQSNERPPSAEEIAKELDMTVNDVKESMKNSGRHLSMDAPLVEGEDSNLYDVLRSGESPNPDRELIHESLRTEIERALETLTPREADVVRLYFGLGDQHPMTLEEIGETFDLTRERVRQIKEKAIRRLKHTSRSKILKTYLG; from the coding sequence ATGAGACAACTTAAAATTACCAAACAGGTAACTAACCGTGAAACAGCATCGTTAGACAAATATTTACAAGAAATTGGTAAAGTAGATTTAATTACTGCCGATGAAGAAGTAGAATTAGCACAACGCATAAAGGCCGGCGATCAACGCGCTTTAGAAAAATTAACAAAAGCTAATTTACGTTTCGTAGTATCGGTAGCAAAACAATACCAAAACCAAGGTTTAACATTACCCGATTTAATTAACGAAGGAAATTTAGGATTAATTAAAGCCGCGCAACGTTTTGACGAAACTCGTGGTTTTAAATTTATTTCGTACGCCGTTTGGTGGATTCGTCAATCAATCTTATCAGCGTTGGCAGAACAATCTCGTATCGTTCGTTTACCATTAAATAAAATTGGATCTATCAACAAAATAAACAAAATGTATGCGTTGTTAGAACAATCAAACGAACGTCCGCCATCGGCAGAAGAAATTGCTAAAGAATTAGACATGACAGTGAACGACGTAAAAGAGTCAATGAAAAACTCTGGTCGTCACTTATCAATGGATGCGCCTTTAGTAGAAGGTGAAGATTCAAACTTATACGATGTATTGCGTTCGGGCGAATCGCCAAACCCAGATCGTGAATTAATACACGAATCATTACGTACCGAAATTGAACGTGCATTAGAAACATTAACTCCGCGCGAAGCTGATGTAGTACGTTTATACTTTGGCTTGGGCGATCAACACCCAATGACGCTTGAAGAAATTGGTGAAACTTTTGATTTAACCCGCGAACGTGTTCGTCAAATTAAAGAAAAGGCTATTCGCAGATTAAAACACACATCTCGTAG